The Bradyrhizobium ottawaense genome window below encodes:
- a CDS encoding IS3 family transposase (programmed frameshift) → MKRARFTEEQIIAVLKEHEAGAKTADLARKHGVSEATIYNWKAKFGGMDVSEAKRLRALEEENGKLKKLLAEQMLDAAALRELLFKKMVGPAAKRAAIAHLQAVMSLSERRACSIVGADRKMIRYRSSRPPEAVLRGRLRDLANERRRFGYRRLFVLLRREGEPSGINRIYRLYREEGLTVRKRRARRKAVGTRAPILVEARPNARWSLDFVHDQFANGRRFRILNIVDDVTKECLGAIPETSISGRRVARELTAIVQRRGKPGMIVSDHGTEFTCNAMLAWCKDAAIDWHFIAPGKPMQNGFVESFNGRMRDELLNETLFFDLDDARTKIANWVADYNLQRPHSSLKYLPPAAYAAHLTATDDRLRNPDQLRRSSVAPSAPLGVQNLKTLTAAG, encoded by the exons ATGAAGCGAGCAAGGTTCACGGAAGAGCAGATTATCGCGGTATTGAAGGAGCATGAGGCTGGGGCGAAGACAGCCGACCTGGCTCGCAAGCACGGTGTTTCCGAGGCGACGATCTACAATTGGAAGGCCAAATTCGGCGGCATGGACGTTTCCGAGGCGAAGCGGCTGAGGGCCCTGGAGGAGGAGAACGGGAAGCTGAAGAAGCTTCTGGCCGAGCAGATGCTCGATGCGGCCGCACTTCGCGAGCTCCTTT TCAAAAAAATGGTAGGGCCCGCCGCCAAGCGCGCTGCGATCGCGCATCTGCAGGCCGTCATGAGCCTGTCGGAACGGCGGGCCTGCTCGATTGTGGGGGCGGATCGGAAGATGATCCGCTATCGCTCCAGCCGCCCGCCGGAGGCAGTTCTGCGTGGCCGATTGCGCGATCTCGCCAACGAGCGGCGGCGTTTCGGCTATCGCCGGTTGTTCGTCTTGCTGCGGCGGGAGGGCGAGCCATCGGGGATCAACCGGATCTACCGGCTTTACCGCGAGGAAGGGCTCACCGTCCGCAAGCGGCGGGCTCGCCGCAAGGCGGTGGGGACCCGGGCCCCGATCCTGGTCGAGGCGAGGCCGAACGCGCGCTGGTCGCTGGATTTCGTCCACGACCAGTTCGCCAATGGCCGACGCTTCCGCATCCTCAACATCGTCGACGACGTCACCAAGGAATGCCTGGGCGCCATTCCGGAGACGTCGATCTCGGGGCGGCGCGTGGCCCGCGAACTGACGGCAATCGTCCAGCGACGCGGCAAGCCAGGAATGATCGTGTCCGACCATGGCACCGAATTCACCTGCAACGCCATGCTCGCTTGGTGCAAGGACGCAGCCATCGATTGGCACTTCATTGCGCCGGGAAAGCCGATGCAGAACGGCTTCGTCGAGAGCTTCAATGGCCGGATGCGCGATGAGCTACTCAACGAGACCCTGTTCTTCGATCTCGATGACGCCCGCACCAAGATCGCCAACTGGGTCGCCGACTACAATCTCCAGCGTCCCCACTCGTCGCTGAAATACCTGCCCCCCGCGGCCTACGCCGCCCACCTCACCGCAACGGACGATCGGCTGCGCAACCCCGACCAGCTCCGCCGATCGTCCGTTGCTCCATCCGCGCCACTTGGCGTACAAAACCTCAAGACTCTAACTGCCGCTGGATGA